The following is a genomic window from Methanothrix sp..
AGCTGCCTGCAGGTCTCCAGCGTATCCTCTAGCTTTTTGATCTGAGCCTCAGTCGGATACAACCGGAACCTGTAAGCAGATCTCATCTCGATCGTTGCTCCTTCTATATTGCGTACGGGCTTACTCCAAAGATTGGAGTTTGCGCCCTGCTATTCTCTATCAGTTGCTCTCCCCGCTATCCTTCATGTACTCCCTCAGCACCACAGTTGCATAGGAGCCGGGCGGCAGGGAGAACTGGATGCAGGCGTTTCCCTCTAGAAGATCGACCCGCGGATCAACAGCCAGAAGAGCTGGCCTTCTCGCGCCGCGTGAGCCCAGATCCGGACAGATCTTCACAGAGAAGCTCTCTCTCGATATCCCCTCGGATTCCAGGATCTGGCGCTCGATCTCGCCCTGCTCGCCAGCAGCGAGCTCGGACTCGTATCCGATCAGAGGAAGGGTGACAAAAGCGCGCCCTCTCTCGGACAATCTCCTCACGGCCTCGATGTTCTCAGCTCTCACCCTCTCCGTCCTGCTCACATCCGGCATCCCGCTCCTGGAGAAGCAGACGATATCTCCCTCAACCGGCTCGAACGTGAGACATCTTCGCAGACGCATGCTGAGCATCCTGTTGAAGAGATACGACTGGTATGCGTGAACGAACATCCTTCTCAGGTTCTCGGGGAGCACCATAAGAGCGCCCGCATGATCCCCTGGATTTGAGACAAGATGGTTCAGCATCGCCAGCTCGTATGTGAGATGTCTCGGGTATCTCCTGAGCGCGGATCTCACATCCCGTGACTCCCAGAGCTCCTCCCGCGCTGCTCTCGTCTCCTCAGGCTCATCGGGGAATGGCATCGCGAGGTACGTGAAAACCGCGCGCTCCAGATCTCCTCTTACGATAGCCTCGCCGACAAGATGTGTCACAGGCCGGATCTCTCCG
Proteins encoded in this region:
- the truD gene encoding tRNA pseudouridine(13) synthase TruD, with translation MEGLLPAPERDRALGMDVYITRTPGIGGVIRKTPDDFVVEEIFDDAHYEGGRYLVIEVEKRDWDTHRLIREIARALRISQRRISFAGTKDRRAVTRQRMAIMNLEEDALRDLRIPDLRISVLGRTNRPLGLGDLKGNRFSIVIRDLLVDTDSAKERLERITHEILEIGGVPNYFGVQRFGEIRPVTHLVGEAIVRGDLERAVFTYLAMPFPDEPEETRAAREELWESRDVRSALRRYPRHLTYELAMLNHLVSNPGDHAGALMVLPENLRRMFVHAYQSYLFNRMLSMRLRRCLTFEPVEGDIVCFSRSGMPDVSRTERVRAENIEAVRRLSERGRAFVTLPLIGYESELAAGEQGEIERQILESEGISRESFSVKICPDLGSRGARRPALLAVDPRVDLLEGNACIQFSLPPGSYATVVLREYMKDSGESN